Below is a window of Christensenella minuta DNA.
AAGCCCTTCGTTTACCGGATAGGTTTCATCGGTCAGCTTACACACCGCGCCTTCGAATTCAAATTCACGGAAAGAGGCCGTATGCTCCTCCAAAATCAGCTCTTCACGGGCGAACAGGTCCACCGCAATATGATGCGGTTCTTTCCCCCTGTTGACAAGCGTCAGGTACATACCGTCCTGCGCAAGCGTGCCGAATGCATCCCGTCCGTCGATGCAATAGCGCAAAATGCCAAGCACATCATCGCCCTGTTCATAGAATGCACAATTTCCGGTTTTAAGGGCATCCGTATCGCGCCGCAGCAGCGCGAGCTTTTTGTAATACTCCCGCATATCCAAATCGCGCGCTTTGTAGGGCCCGCGATTGAAGGGGTCGAGCAGCCCGTGCATTCCCGTTTCATCTCCGTAATAGACACACGGCATTCCCGGCAAGGTGAACTGTATCCCGGCGGCGATTCTTTGCAGCTTGGCTCCATAGGCATCCTGTTCATCCGACACAATGAAATGCGCCTGCTGTTCGCGCGTTAGGGAGTGCGGATCGATTTTTGTCCCGAGCACGGTACGGATCCGCGCAATATCGTGGCTCGAAAGCAGATTCATCAGGCAGTAATACATATCCTTTGGATAGTTTTGGCTTTGCCCGACGAGGAACCGCCTGAATTTTGCCGCATTGCTCTTGCCATGCAGGAAATCTGTCACTGCCGCGGCAAACGGATAATTCATCACCGAATCAAGTCCCCGCCCCAGGGCATAGGTCCTGTGCCTGCCATAGCTTTGTTTGGTGGTCGCGTCCTCCCAGACCTCGCCGAGCAGGAAATTATCCTGCGAGGCATGCTTGATCTTCGCACGCATTTTTTCGATCGTCTCGTCCGGCAATTCGTCGGCGACATCCAGCCGGAAGCCATTCGCGCCGCGCGCAAGCCATGCTGCAAGCACGCTCGTTTCCCCATCGATGACAAACTCTGCCCATTCGGGCTGCGTTTCATCTACCTCCGGCAGGGTGGTGAAACCCCACCAGCTTTTATACTGGTCCGGATACTCCGTAAACTGATACCACTTGTAATACGGCGATTCCGGACTTTGATAAGCCCCAAGAGAATCATAACGGCCATATTTGTTGAAATATACGCTGTCATCGCCCGTATGGGAATACACCCCGTCGAGTATAATACGTATCCCGCGTTCCCGTGCCTCACGCGCAAGCAGGTCAAAATCTTCCTCCGTCCCAAGAATCGGATCGACGCGCAGATAATCGCCCGTATTATAACGGTGGTTAGACGCGGCCTCTACGATGGGGTTGAGATACAATGCCGTGATCCCCATATCACGCAGGGCATCCAGCGAGCCGACGATCCCGAGAAGCGTACCGCCGTAATAATCGCACGGCTCGTAATGCTCCATCCCTTCCGCCGCCTCGTAAAGGACCTTTTCATTCCAGTCCCGATGTACGAGAACGTTTCTCCCGCGCGACCGGTGGTATTCCACGCCCCTTCCAAAGGTTCCGCTGTCGTCCGGCGCGAACCGGTCCGGAAATATCTGGTACAGGTTTGCGCCTTTGGCCCAGCCCGGCGTAGTAAACGCCTCGTCATACACGGTGAGCTGGAACGGCGGCGGCGGGTTCCAATAGACCTCGCCGATGCCGCTTGTACCCCCGGAATGGGCGCCGTAATAGATGCTCGTATCCTCATCCATGCGAATACAGAACCAATACCAGAGGACGCACGGCACCGAGGGCGTTTCGTATTCCGCCCACCAGATACCGTTCTCATCCTGCTGCATCGGGATATTTTCCTCCGTCTCGTCCGCGACAAGCGTAAGGTATATCTTCTTGAAATACAGGTCGCGCACCGCGAGCGAGAGCCGTACGCACGTCCCCGCCGTCACCGCGCCCAAGGGTTTTCTGTATTCTTCCTTGGCGGAATCATGCATCAGTTGTTTTGAAAAATCAATCTGCATTTTTTATCCTCCGGTCAGGTCATTTCCCGCAGGCGCCAAATTTTATCGTTATATTCATGGATTGTACGGTCGGATGAAAAGACGCCCGATTTTGCCGTATTGGTCGCGGCCATACGCTTCCACCGTGCGGCATCCTGATAAGCGCTCACCGCGCGTTCGTATCCCTGCGAGTAGGATGCAAAATCATACAGCAGGTAATATTTGTCGGCACGGTCCATATCGCCGAACAGCAGCGAATGATAGAGGTCGGAAAACTGTCTGTCGTTCGCCACCGGAAGCGTTCCGTCGATCAGGCGGTTGAGCGCTTGCCGGAGGTCCGTATTCTGTTCGTAATATTCGCCCGGCTTATAGGTCCCGTAGCGCTCCATCCGGCTGATCTCGCGCTCCGTCGCGCCAAAGATGAAGATATTATCTTCCCCGACGGCCTCGTATATCTCTACATTCGCGCCGTCCATAGTGCCGAGCGTAACCGCGCCGTTCATCATGAACTTCATATTACCCGTTCCGGACGCCTCGAGTCCGGCCGTTGAAATCTGTTCGCTGATATCCGCCGCCGGGATCATGATCTCCGCCTCGGACACGCTGTAGTTCTCAATGAACACGACCTGCAGCACGCCCCTGGTATCGGGATCATTGTTCACCAGATCCGCCACCGCAAGGATCAGGCGGATGATATTCTTGGCCCTGGCATATCCGGGCGAGGCCTTGGCCGCGAAAATAAACGTACACGGCTCCAGCTGTACCGCCGGATTTTCCTTTTTTAGATTGTATAGGTGCAGGATGTGCAGCACCTTCAAAAGCTGCCGCTTATATTCATGCAACCGTTTGGCATGTACATCGAAAATTGTATTTTCATTGATTTCGATGCACTGGGTCTTTTTCAGATGGTCCCTCAGCCTGATTTTGTTCTGCCTCTTGACCTCCATGAAGTCGTCGAGAAATTTAGGATCGTCAAGCAGGTCGGCAATCCTGTCCATCTCTTTATAATCCTTCAGGAAGCCGTCGCCAATATGGTCGGCTAGAAGCCGCGTAAGCGGCTGGTTGGCCTTGGCGATCCAACGCCTGTGCGTGATGCCGTTTGTGATCCCGAGGAATTTATCCGGAAATACCACATAGAAATCCCGGAAGGTACGCGACTTGATAATCTCTCCATGCAGCTTGGAAACGCCGTTCACCTTACTGCACACCGCAATGCAAAGGTTTGCCATGCG
It encodes the following:
- a CDS encoding glycoside hydrolase family 13 protein, whose product is MQIDFSKQLMHDSAKEEYRKPLGAVTAGTCVRLSLAVRDLYFKKIYLTLVADETEENIPMQQDENGIWWAEYETPSVPCVLWYWFCIRMDEDTSIYYGAHSGGTSGIGEVYWNPPPPFQLTVYDEAFTTPGWAKGANLYQIFPDRFAPDDSGTFGRGVEYHRSRGRNVLVHRDWNEKVLYEAAEGMEHYEPCDYYGGTLLGIVGSLDALRDMGITALYLNPIVEAASNHRYNTGDYLRVDPILGTEEDFDLLAREARERGIRIILDGVYSHTGDDSVYFNKYGRYDSLGAYQSPESPYYKWYQFTEYPDQYKSWWGFTTLPEVDETQPEWAEFVIDGETSVLAAWLARGANGFRLDVADELPDETIEKMRAKIKHASQDNFLLGEVWEDATTKQSYGRHRTYALGRGLDSVMNYPFAAAVTDFLHGKSNAAKFRRFLVGQSQNYPKDMYYCLMNLLSSHDIARIRTVLGTKIDPHSLTREQQAHFIVSDEQDAYGAKLQRIAAGIQFTLPGMPCVYYGDETGMHGLLDPFNRGPYKARDLDMREYYKKLALLRRDTDALKTGNCAFYEQGDDVLGILRYCIDGRDAFGTLAQDGMYLTLVNRGKEPHHIAVDLFAREELILEEHTASFREFEFEGAVCKLTDETYPVNEGLVEAMIPPESIRILEIEWI